Proteins encoded together in one Coffea arabica cultivar ET-39 chromosome 2c, Coffea Arabica ET-39 HiFi, whole genome shotgun sequence window:
- the LOC113723944 gene encoding uncharacterized protein, with protein sequence MRAPPFTDDINEEMLPPNFKLPAVQSYDGRGDPEDHIHAFISAFRLYCIPDPVICRTFPVFLRGTAQKWFWALEPRSISTLGELVEKFLHRFVSSRPTTKTSAYLLTVQQNRGESLRSYIRKFHEESVQIPDPNEQVTLAAFTHGLVAGEFNTRIHKKYPRTLHELWLKIEKGIQAEDLHRMKKEVQATRPRADLRKRKDAGRTEAGSGSGFRNPGRDRRSVFDRISKGKSPIPESELTPLNTTRSHMLSVMEQNNLGKAPPRMLGSRDKRNSNLYCLYHRDIGHETEDCNDLKREIENLIRRGHLKQFIRQGGGHQRDENRRDRRGDQRRDERRTSRSSCRPHEDPRETKRPPPDGSAGHGLGYGPNIVRVINTIAGGPTGGDSQNSRKRTYRQANPDQAESCSRLSEVITYGPSDPVLTASSSHETLVIEVLTNNYIVKKVYIDPGSSVDVMYLRTFESLKLVREHMTPVRTPLVGFGGHVVHPEGMVTLTVTVGHHPRCRTIPVNFVVVKADSPYNLLLGRPTLNALRAVYSTYHLSFKFPTPAGVVEVSSDVCAARECYLATVQAASPSTSGTRPEKRSNILSIDSIDPQRAEKVPRLETGDEVEELPLDPTKPDQTVRVGTRLPDPVRRGMVDLLREYRVVFAWAAEEVQGVPYHLMMHELNVDPQTRPVKQKRRHLALSAAELSVRKWTNSYPLKSFGKSNTQPGCPTRSWSRRIRGLGGCVSTSPTSTRPAPRTVTHCPRLIPW encoded by the coding sequence ATGAGGGCTCCACCGTTTACAGATGATATAAACGAGGAAATGCTTCCTCCCAATTTTAAACTCCCCGCAGTACAATCTTATGATGGCCGAGGTGACCCCGAAGACCACATCCATGCCTTCATCTCGGCCTTCCGCCTATACTGCATCCCAGACCCTGTCATATGCCGAACCTTTCCAGTATTCCTCCGAGGAACTGCTCAAAAATGGTTCTGGGCTCTAGAACCTAGGAGCATCTCAACCCTGGGTGAATTAGTGGAAAAGTTTCTCCACCGATTTGTCTCCTCCCGACCTACGACCAAGACCTCGGCTTACCTGCTCACTGTGCAGCAGAACCGGGGAGAGTCACTCCGGTCGTACATCCGGAAGTTTCACGAGGAAAGCGTTCAGATACCTGACCCCAATGAACAGGTAACCCTCGCTGCCTTCACCCATGGACTCGTTGCCGGGGAGTTTAATACGAGAATCCATAAGAAATACCCCCGCACACTGCATGAATTGTGGTTGAAGATCGAAAAGGGCATACAGGCCGAAGACCTCCACCGCATGAAGAAAGAGGTCCAAGCCACCCGTCCAAGGGCTGATCTCAGAAAGAGAAAAGACGCTGGCCGAACTGAAGCAGGGTCGGGAAGTGGCTTCCGAAATCCTGGCCGAGACCGCCGCAGCGTGTTCGACAGGATATCCAAGGGGAAGTCACCTATTCCCGAGTCCGAATTGACTCCTTTGAATACTACCCGATCTCACATGTTGTCCGTGATGGAACAAAACAACCTCGGAAAGGCCCCACCGAGGATGCTTGGAAGCAGAGACAAAAGGAACTCGAACCTCTACTGCTTGTATCACCGTGACATCGGTCACGAGACTGAGGATTGCAACGATCTCAAGAGGGAGATCGAGAACCTCATTAGACGGGGGCACTTAAAACAGTTCATCCGCCAAGGTGGAGGCCACCAACGTGACGAAAACCGGCGTGACAGACGAGGTGACCAACGCCGAGATGAGCGGCGGACCTCCAGAAGCAGTTGCCGACCTCATGAGGATCCCAGGGAGACGAAAAGGCCTCCCCCAGACGGATCTGCAGGACATGGGTTGGGATATGGGCCGAACATCGTCAGAGTCATTAACACCATTGCCGGAGGTCCGACGGGAGGGGATAGTCAGAACTCCCGGAAGAGGACCTATAGGCAGGCCAACCCGGATCAAGCCGAGTCGTGTTCTCGCCTGTCCGAGGTGATCACCTACGGACCCAGTGATCCCGTCCTAACTGCCTCCAGCAGTCATGAAACCTTGGTGATTGAAGTCCTCACCAACAACTACATTGTGAAAAAGGTCTACATAGATCCGGGAAGTTCAGTTGACGTCATGTACCTCCGCACTTTTGAGAGTCTTAAACTGGTTAGAGAGCACATGACCCCAGTGAGAACCCCTCTTGTAGGGTTCGGAGGGCACGTTGTCCACCCCGAGGGAATGGTGACCCTGACGGTGACCGTGGGGCACCATCCCCGCTGCCGAACTATCCCAGTGAACTTTGTGGTGGTTAAGGCCGACTCCCCGTACAACTTGCTCTTGGGGCGACCCACTCTTAATGCTCTGCGGGCAGTGTACTCTACCTACCACCTAAGCTTTAAGTTTCCTACTCCCGCAGGAGTGGTCGAGGTCAGTAGCGACGTCTGCGCTGCCCGGGAGTGTTACCTCGCCACTGTACAAGCGGCCTCCCCATCAACCTCCGGAACGAGACCCGAGAAGAGGTCAAATATCCTCTCAATAGATAGCATTGATCCTCAGCGAGCTGAGAAGGTCCCGAGGCTGGAGACTGGGGATGAGGTGGAAGAGCTTCCCCTGGACCCCACGAAACCTGATCAGACAGTTCGCGTTGGCACCAGATTGCCCGATCCAGTCCGAAGAGGTATGGTGGACCTTCTCAGAGAATACCGGGTCGTCTTTGCTTGGGCCGCCGAAGAGGTCCAAGGAGTCCCGTACCATCTCATGATGCATGAGCTGAACGTCGACCCCCAAACCCGTCCGGTCAAACAGAAGAGAAGGCACCTCGCCCTGAGCGCAGCCGAGCTGTCGGTGAGGAAGTGGACAAACTCTTACCCGCTAAAATCATTCGGGAAGTCCAATACCCAACCTGGGTGTCCAACCCGGTCATGGTCAAGAAGGATACGGGGGCTTGGAGGATGTGTGTCGACTTCACCGACCTCAACAAGACCTGCCCCAAGAACTGTTACCCACTGCCCAAGGTTGATACCTTGGTAG